The following are from one region of the Rhizobacter sp. AJA081-3 genome:
- a CDS encoding branched-chain amino acid ABC transporter permease, with protein sequence MLYRENGQFKTSYRADQAVFPIAQDRLAIGLILAFAIVVVPLVAPEYLFRAILIPFLILSLAALGLNILVGYCGQISLGTGAFMAVGAYAAYNFQVRIEGMPLIVSLLMGGVCATAVGVLFGIPSLRIKGLYLAVATLAAQFFTDWAFLRIKWFTNDSSSGSVSVADLKVLGLPIDTPVQKYLFCLSFLIVFGVLAKNLVRGHIGREWMAIRDMDVAAAVIGIRPVYAKLTAFAVSSFIVGVAGALWGFVHLGSWEPAAFNIDRSFQLLFMVIIGGLGSIMGSFFGAAFIVVLPIVLDNMPYWFGIPIDTALASHLTFMIFGALIVFFLIVEPHGLARLWSIGKEKLRLWPFPH encoded by the coding sequence ATGCTGTACAGAGAAAACGGCCAGTTCAAGACCAGCTACCGCGCCGACCAGGCGGTCTTCCCGATCGCTCAGGACCGCCTGGCGATCGGCCTGATCCTGGCCTTCGCGATCGTCGTCGTGCCCCTCGTCGCGCCGGAGTACCTGTTCCGCGCGATCCTGATCCCCTTCCTGATCCTCTCGCTGGCCGCGCTCGGGCTGAACATCCTGGTCGGCTACTGCGGGCAGATCTCGCTCGGCACGGGCGCGTTCATGGCGGTGGGCGCCTACGCGGCCTACAACTTCCAGGTGCGCATCGAGGGCATGCCGCTGATCGTCTCGCTGCTGATGGGCGGCGTGTGCGCCACGGCGGTGGGCGTGCTGTTCGGCATCCCGTCCCTGCGCATCAAGGGCCTCTATCTCGCGGTGGCGACGCTGGCGGCGCAGTTCTTCACCGACTGGGCCTTCCTGCGCATCAAGTGGTTCACCAACGACTCGTCGTCGGGCTCGGTCAGCGTGGCTGACCTCAAGGTGCTCGGCCTGCCGATCGACACCCCGGTTCAGAAGTACCTGTTCTGCCTGTCTTTCCTGATCGTCTTCGGCGTGCTGGCCAAGAACCTGGTGCGCGGCCACATCGGCCGCGAGTGGATGGCGATCCGCGACATGGACGTGGCCGCCGCGGTGATCGGCATCCGCCCCGTCTACGCCAAGCTGACCGCGTTCGCCGTCAGCTCGTTCATCGTCGGCGTGGCCGGCGCCTTGTGGGGCTTCGTGCACCTGGGCTCGTGGGAGCCGGCGGCCTTCAACATCGACCGCTCGTTCCAGTTGCTGTTCATGGTCATCATCGGCGGCCTGGGCTCGATCATGGGCAGCTTCTTCGGCGCGGCCTTCATCGTGGTGTTGCCGATCGTGCTGGACAACATGCCCTACTGGTTCGGCATCCCGATCGACACGGCCCTCGCGTCTCACCTCACGTTCATGATCTTCGGCGCGCTGATCGTGTTCTTCCTGATCGTCGAGCCGCACGGACTGGCGCGGCTGTGGTCGATCGGCAAGGAGAAGTTGCGCCTGTGGCCCTTCCCGCATTGA
- a CDS encoding Crp/Fnr family transcriptional regulator, translating into MSTPIAELPHRPAPLRQRARSPLPAELSMVPWLELLDATEHARVVAALQVVEADPGDYVCKIGRQANYWFGVLDGLLKMSNDSSLGFAITFTGVPPGAWFGEGTLLKREVYRYNIEPLRKSTVAGLDIATFEWLLERSIPFNRYVMNQLNERLGQFIAAREIDRLNDPDTRVARSLAALFHPVLYPGVGTLLRITQQELGYLVGLSRQRVNEALRSLQAEGLIAIEYGGLRVLDLPALRRHVHRGA; encoded by the coding sequence ATGAGCACCCCGATCGCCGAACTCCCGCACCGCCCGGCGCCCCTGCGCCAGCGCGCCCGCTCGCCGCTGCCGGCGGAGCTGTCGATGGTGCCCTGGCTGGAACTGCTCGACGCGACGGAGCACGCGCGCGTCGTCGCGGCACTGCAGGTGGTCGAGGCCGATCCGGGCGACTATGTCTGCAAGATCGGCCGGCAGGCCAATTACTGGTTCGGCGTGCTCGATGGCCTGCTGAAGATGAGCAACGACAGCTCGCTGGGTTTCGCCATCACCTTCACCGGCGTGCCGCCGGGGGCCTGGTTCGGCGAGGGCACGCTGCTCAAGCGCGAGGTCTATCGCTACAACATCGAGCCACTGCGCAAGAGCACGGTGGCCGGCCTGGACATCGCCACCTTCGAGTGGCTGCTCGAGCGCAGCATCCCGTTCAACCGCTATGTGATGAACCAGCTCAACGAGCGGCTCGGCCAGTTCATCGCGGCGCGCGAGATCGACCGCCTGAACGACCCCGACACCCGTGTGGCGCGCAGCCTGGCGGCGCTGTTCCACCCGGTGCTGTACCCGGGGGTGGGCACGCTGCTGCGCATCACCCAGCAGGAGCTGGGCTACCTGGTCGGGCTGTCGCGACAGCGGGTCAACGAGGCGCTGCGCTCGCTGCAGGCCGAGGGCCTGATCGCCATCGAGTACGGTGGCCTGCGCGTGCTCGACCTGCCGGCGCTGCGCCGCCACGTGCACCGCGGCGCGTGA
- a CDS encoding ABC transporter ATP-binding protein, protein MSNIILNVNGIEVIYNHVILVLKGVSLQVPEGGIVALLGGNGAGKTTTLRAVSNLLAGERGEVTKGSIELRGERIEKLSTSDMVERGVIQVMEGRHCFAHLTIEENLMTGAYTRKDGKAAIAQTLEKVYNYFPRLKTRRTSQAAYTSGGEQQMCAIGRALMANPKMVLLDEPSMGLAPQIVEEVFEIVKDLNTKEKVTFLLAEQNTNIALRYSDYGYILENGRIVMDGEAKALRENEDVKEFYLGVGGGDRKSFRDVKSYKRRKRWLA, encoded by the coding sequence ATGAGCAACATCATCCTCAACGTCAACGGCATCGAGGTCATCTACAACCACGTGATCCTGGTGCTCAAGGGCGTGTCGCTGCAGGTGCCCGAAGGCGGCATCGTGGCGCTGCTCGGCGGCAACGGCGCGGGCAAGACGACCACGCTGCGCGCCGTGAGCAACCTGCTGGCCGGCGAGCGCGGCGAGGTCACCAAGGGCAGCATCGAACTGCGCGGCGAGCGCATCGAGAAGCTGTCGACCTCCGACATGGTCGAGCGCGGCGTCATCCAGGTGATGGAGGGCCGGCACTGCTTCGCCCACCTGACCATCGAGGAGAACCTGATGACCGGCGCATACACGCGCAAGGACGGCAAGGCCGCCATCGCGCAGACGCTGGAGAAGGTCTACAACTATTTCCCGCGGCTGAAGACGCGCCGCACCTCGCAGGCCGCCTACACCTCGGGCGGCGAGCAGCAGATGTGCGCGATCGGCCGCGCGCTGATGGCCAACCCGAAGATGGTGCTGCTCGACGAGCCCTCGATGGGCCTGGCGCCGCAGATCGTCGAAGAGGTGTTCGAGATCGTCAAGGACCTCAACACCAAGGAGAAGGTGACTTTCCTGCTCGCCGAGCAGAACACCAACATCGCGCTGCGCTACTCCGACTACGGCTACATCCTCGAGAACGGCCGCATCGTGATGGACGGCGAAGCCAAGGCGCTGCGCGAGAACGAGGACGTCAAGGAGTTCTACCTCGGCGTGGGCGGCGGCGACCGCAAGAGCTTCCGCGACGTGAAGAGCTACAAGCGCCGCAAGCGCTGGCTGGCCTGA
- a CDS encoding ABC transporter ATP-binding protein, whose protein sequence is MAERKIGDVILDVQNISLRFGGVKALTDISFDVREHEVRAIIGPNGAGKSSMLNCINGVYTPQDGSITLRGQTFKHMNSRQVAESGIARTFQNLALFKGMSVIDNIMTGRNLRMKSNLFQQAIRWGAAEREEIAHREVVEKIIDFLEIQAYRKTPVGRLPYGLQKRVDLGRALAMEPSLLLLDEPMAGMNVEEKQDMSRFILDVNDEYGTTIVLIEHDMGVVMDISDRVVVLDYGKKIGDGTPQEVRQNPDVISAYLGTSH, encoded by the coding sequence ATGGCAGAACGCAAGATCGGCGACGTCATCCTCGACGTCCAGAACATCAGCCTGCGATTCGGCGGCGTGAAGGCGCTCACCGACATCAGCTTCGACGTGCGCGAACACGAGGTGCGCGCCATCATCGGCCCCAACGGCGCAGGCAAGAGCTCGATGCTGAACTGCATCAACGGCGTCTACACGCCGCAGGACGGCTCGATCACGTTGCGCGGCCAGACCTTCAAGCACATGAACTCGCGCCAGGTGGCCGAGTCGGGCATCGCGCGCACCTTCCAGAACCTGGCCCTCTTCAAGGGCATGAGCGTGATCGACAACATCATGACCGGGCGCAACCTGCGCATGAAGAGCAACCTCTTCCAGCAGGCCATCCGTTGGGGCGCCGCCGAGCGCGAGGAGATCGCGCACCGCGAGGTCGTCGAGAAGATCATCGACTTCCTGGAGATCCAGGCCTACCGCAAGACGCCGGTGGGTCGCCTGCCCTACGGGCTGCAGAAGCGCGTCGACCTGGGCCGGGCGCTGGCCATGGAGCCCAGCCTGCTTCTGCTCGACGAGCCGATGGCCGGCATGAACGTGGAGGAGAAGCAGGACATGAGCCGCTTCATCCTCGACGTCAACGACGAGTACGGCACGACCATCGTGCTGATCGAGCACGACATGGGCGTGGTGATGGACATCTCCGACCGCGTCGTGGTGCTCGACTACGGCAAGAAGATCGGCGACGGCACCCCGCAGGAGGTGCGCCAGAACCCCGACGTCATCAGCGCCTACCTCGGCACGAGCCACTGA
- a CDS encoding branched-chain amino acid ABC transporter permease yields the protein MAFFLETLIGGLMSGMLYSLIAIGFVLIFKASGVFNFAQGAMVLFAALAMARFSEWIPAALGIENKVLGNVLAFAAAMIVMVIVAWLIERLVLGKLVNQEGITLLMATLGITYFLDGFGQTLFGSQIYKIDVGLPKDPLFLFDSVFPGGILVSQEDLYAAVIAAALVAALSLFFQKTATGRALRAVADDHQAAQSIGIPLSRVWVIVWSVAGFVALVAGVIWGSKLGVQFSLSVLALKGLPVVILGGLTSVPGAIIGGLILGVGEKLSEVFIGPMIGGGIEIWFGYVLALLFLLVRPQGLFGEKIIDRV from the coding sequence ATGGCCTTCTTCCTCGAGACACTGATTGGCGGGCTGATGTCCGGCATGCTGTATTCGCTGATCGCGATCGGCTTCGTGCTGATCTTCAAGGCCAGCGGCGTATTCAACTTCGCCCAGGGGGCGATGGTCCTGTTCGCGGCACTGGCGATGGCGCGCTTCTCGGAGTGGATCCCTGCGGCATTGGGCATCGAGAACAAGGTGCTCGGAAACGTGCTCGCCTTCGCCGCCGCGATGATCGTGATGGTCATCGTGGCCTGGCTGATCGAGAGGCTGGTGCTGGGCAAGCTGGTCAACCAGGAAGGCATCACGCTGCTGATGGCCACGCTGGGCATCACCTATTTCCTCGACGGCTTCGGCCAGACCCTGTTCGGCAGCCAGATCTACAAGATCGACGTGGGCCTGCCCAAGGACCCGCTCTTCCTGTTCGACAGCGTCTTCCCTGGCGGCATCCTGGTCAGCCAGGAAGACCTGTACGCGGCGGTGATCGCCGCTGCGCTGGTCGCCGCGCTCAGCCTGTTCTTCCAGAAGACCGCCACCGGGCGCGCGCTGCGTGCCGTGGCCGACGACCACCAGGCCGCGCAGTCGATCGGCATCCCGCTGTCGCGCGTGTGGGTCATCGTCTGGAGCGTGGCGGGCTTCGTGGCGCTGGTCGCCGGCGTCATCTGGGGCAGCAAGCTGGGCGTTCAGTTCTCGCTGTCGGTGCTGGCGCTCAAGGGCCTGCCGGTGGTGATCCTCGGCGGCTTGACCTCGGTGCCCGGCGCCATCATCGGCGGGCTGATTCTCGGCGTGGGCGAGAAGCTCTCCGAGGTCTTCATCGGCCCGATGATCGGCGGCGGCATCGAGATCTGGTTCGGCTACGTGCTCGCGCTCCTGTTCCTGCTGGTGAGGCCGCAGGGTCTCTTCGGCGAGAAGATCATCGATCGGGTCTGA
- a CDS encoding ABC transporter substrate-binding protein, protein MKFKSLTMAAAIAASGLAGLATAPSAFAQAKEQFFPVLVYRTGAYAPNGIPFANGYVDYLKLVNAQGGINGVKVSFEECETGYATDKGVECYERLKGKGATVFQPLSTGITFALTEKAPGDKIPLITAGYGRSESTDGNVFKWNFPLTGTYWDAADILLQHVGKKEGSLDKLKGKKITLVYHDSPYGKEPIPLLQERSKMHGFDLQLIPVTHPGVEQKAAWLQIRQNRPDYVFLWGWGVMNSTALKEAVATGFPRDKMYGVWWAGAEPDVKDVGDGAKGYNALALQHGAEPNSKIVKDVLAQVHGKGQGTGPKDEVGQVLYMRGLSAAMLAVEGVRRAQERYGKGKVMTGEQARWGYENLALDQKKLDALGFAGVMRPISTSCADHRGATWARVHTWDGAKWNFSSDWYQSDDSIIKPMIKAAADKYAAEKKLTRRTPEDCQS, encoded by the coding sequence ATGAAGTTCAAGTCCCTGACAATGGCTGCGGCGATCGCCGCGTCCGGCCTGGCCGGCCTGGCCACGGCACCCTCTGCCTTCGCGCAGGCGAAGGAGCAGTTCTTCCCGGTGCTCGTCTATCGCACCGGGGCTTACGCGCCCAACGGCATCCCGTTCGCCAACGGCTACGTCGACTACCTGAAGCTGGTGAACGCCCAGGGCGGCATCAACGGCGTGAAGGTCAGCTTCGAGGAATGCGAGACCGGCTATGCCACCGACAAGGGCGTGGAGTGCTACGAGCGCCTCAAGGGCAAGGGCGCCACGGTGTTCCAGCCGCTGTCCACCGGCATCACCTTCGCGCTGACCGAGAAGGCCCCGGGCGACAAGATCCCGCTCATCACCGCCGGCTACGGCCGCAGCGAGAGCACGGACGGCAACGTCTTCAAGTGGAACTTCCCGCTCACCGGCACCTACTGGGACGCCGCCGACATCCTGCTGCAGCACGTCGGCAAGAAGGAAGGCAGCCTCGACAAGCTCAAGGGCAAGAAGATCACCCTCGTCTACCACGACAGCCCGTACGGCAAGGAGCCGATTCCGCTGCTGCAGGAGCGCAGCAAGATGCACGGCTTCGACCTGCAGCTGATCCCGGTGACGCACCCGGGCGTGGAGCAGAAGGCCGCCTGGCTGCAGATCCGCCAGAACCGCCCTGACTACGTCTTCCTGTGGGGCTGGGGCGTGATGAACTCCACCGCACTGAAGGAGGCCGTGGCCACCGGCTTCCCGCGCGACAAGATGTACGGCGTGTGGTGGGCCGGCGCCGAGCCGGACGTGAAGGACGTGGGCGACGGTGCCAAGGGCTACAACGCGCTGGCGCTGCAGCATGGTGCCGAGCCGAACTCCAAGATCGTCAAGGACGTCCTGGCGCAGGTGCACGGCAAGGGCCAGGGCACGGGGCCGAAGGACGAGGTCGGCCAGGTGCTGTACATGCGCGGCCTGTCGGCGGCCATGCTGGCGGTCGAAGGCGTGCGCCGCGCGCAGGAGCGCTACGGCAAGGGCAAGGTCATGACCGGCGAGCAGGCCCGCTGGGGCTACGAGAACCTGGCGCTCGACCAGAAGAAGCTCGATGCCCTGGGCTTCGCCGGCGTGATGCGGCCGATCAGCACCTCGTGCGCCGACCACCGCGGCGCCACCTGGGCACGCGTGCACACCTGGGACGGCGCGAAGTGGAACTTCAGCTCCGACTGGTACCAGAGCGACGACTCGATCATCAAGCCGATGATCAAGGCCGCCGCCGACAAGTACGCGGCGGAGAAGAAGCTGACCCGTCGCACGCCGGAGGATTGCCAGTCTTGA
- a CDS encoding long-chain fatty acid--CoA ligase, translating into MQTTFPRLMLEHARQRPTAPALREKVYGIWQTLTWADLAQLVRELAGGMAVAGLKRDDHIVVVGDNRPRLYASMLAAQALGAVPIPLYQDAASAEFVFPIVNADVGFAIVEDQEQVDKLLEIREKCPLLTRIWYDDPRGLRNYSEPGLTALDALIESGRAHAQANPGFFDAEVAKGAPQDMAAMFFTSGTTGNPKGVVHTHFTLLDRAKAGADFDHLTEKEEVLAYLPPAWIGQNIFSYAQWLACGYVVNCPESAATVTIDLKEIGPTYYFAPPRVFEGLLTSVMIRMEDASAIKRKLFHHYMNVARKVGPALMDGKPVGLADKLSYALGNLFVYGPLRNTLGLSRVRVAYTAGEAIGPDLFTFYRSIGINLKQLYGSTETAVFVCLQPDNEAKADTVGVPIAGVEIKLTDSGEILIKSPGLLKEYYKNPSATAEVLDAAGWYHTGDAGFLDAGGHLKIIDRAKDVGRIMGGANDGAMFAPKYVENKLKFFPHVKEAVAFGDKRDRVCAFINIDVEAVGNWAEKRGLPYAGYTDLAQKPEVYELVRECVEKVNADLAADAMLAGSQISRFLILHKELDADDGELTRTRKVRRGFIGERYQVLVDALYEGRAEQYIETQVKFEDGRSGMVSATLKIADAKTYPAMKKAA; encoded by the coding sequence GTGCAGACCACCTTTCCGCGACTGATGCTCGAACACGCCAGGCAGCGCCCCACGGCGCCGGCCCTGCGCGAGAAGGTCTACGGCATCTGGCAGACGCTCACCTGGGCCGATCTGGCGCAGCTCGTGCGCGAGCTGGCGGGCGGCATGGCCGTGGCCGGCCTGAAGCGCGACGACCACATCGTCGTCGTCGGCGACAACCGCCCGCGCCTGTACGCCTCGATGCTCGCCGCGCAGGCGCTGGGCGCCGTGCCGATCCCGCTGTACCAGGATGCCGCCTCGGCCGAGTTCGTCTTCCCGATCGTCAATGCCGACGTCGGCTTCGCCATCGTCGAGGACCAGGAACAGGTCGACAAGCTGCTCGAGATCCGCGAGAAGTGCCCGCTGCTCACGCGCATCTGGTACGACGACCCGCGCGGCCTGCGCAACTACAGCGAGCCCGGGCTGACCGCGCTCGACGCGCTGATCGAGTCCGGCCGCGCCCATGCGCAGGCGAATCCGGGCTTCTTCGACGCCGAGGTCGCCAAGGGGGCGCCGCAGGACATGGCGGCGATGTTCTTCACCTCCGGCACCACCGGCAACCCGAAGGGCGTGGTGCACACGCACTTCACGCTGCTCGACCGCGCCAAGGCCGGCGCCGACTTCGACCACCTGACCGAGAAGGAAGAGGTGCTCGCCTACCTGCCGCCGGCCTGGATCGGCCAGAACATCTTCAGCTACGCGCAGTGGCTGGCCTGCGGCTACGTGGTCAACTGCCCCGAGTCGGCAGCCACGGTGACGATCGACCTGAAGGAGATCGGGCCGACCTACTACTTCGCGCCGCCGCGGGTCTTCGAGGGCCTGCTGACCAGCGTGATGATCCGCATGGAAGACGCCAGCGCGATCAAGCGCAAGCTCTTCCACCACTACATGAACGTGGCACGCAAGGTCGGCCCGGCCTTGATGGACGGCAAGCCGGTGGGCCTGGCCGACAAGCTGAGCTATGCGCTGGGCAACCTGTTCGTCTACGGCCCGCTGCGCAACACGCTGGGCCTGAGCCGCGTGCGCGTGGCGTACACGGCCGGCGAGGCGATCGGCCCCGACCTGTTCACCTTCTACCGCTCGATCGGCATCAACCTCAAGCAGCTCTACGGCTCCACCGAGACCGCCGTGTTCGTCTGCCTGCAGCCTGACAACGAGGCCAAGGCCGACACGGTGGGCGTGCCCATCGCCGGCGTGGAGATCAAGCTCACCGACAGCGGCGAGATCCTCATCAAGTCGCCCGGGCTGCTCAAGGAGTACTACAAGAACCCGTCGGCCACCGCCGAAGTGCTCGACGCTGCGGGCTGGTACCACACGGGCGACGCCGGCTTCCTGGACGCCGGCGGCCACCTGAAGATCATCGACCGCGCCAAGGACGTGGGGCGCATCATGGGCGGCGCCAACGACGGCGCGATGTTCGCGCCCAAGTACGTCGAGAACAAGCTGAAGTTCTTCCCGCACGTCAAGGAGGCGGTGGCCTTCGGCGACAAGCGTGACCGTGTGTGCGCCTTCATCAACATCGACGTCGAGGCGGTGGGCAACTGGGCCGAGAAGCGCGGCCTGCCCTATGCCGGCTACACCGACCTTGCGCAGAAGCCCGAGGTCTACGAACTGGTGCGCGAATGCGTCGAGAAAGTCAATGCCGACCTGGCGGCCGACGCCATGCTGGCCGGCAGCCAGATCAGCCGCTTCCTGATCCTGCACAAGGAACTCGATGCCGACGACGGCGAACTCACCCGCACGCGCAAGGTGCGCCGCGGCTTCATCGGCGAGCGTTACCAGGTGCTGGTCGACGCCCTGTACGAAGGCCGTGCCGAGCAGTACATCGAGACGCAGGTGAAGTTCGAGGACGGCCGCAGCGGCATGGTCTCGGCGACGCTGAAGATCGCCGATGCGAAGACCTATCCGGCCATGAAGAAGGCGGCCTGA
- a CDS encoding phenylacetate--CoA ligase family protein, whose product MTDHYDALETRDPAAREAALLAALPRQVAVAQRTAAFGELLAGVDAASVTTRAALAGLPVLRKHELLERQKAQRAQDPFGGFSAIGWAGLRAPRGAKRVFQSPGPIYEPEGEGRDYWRIARALHAAGFRAGDLIHNSFSYHLTPAGSMMETGAHALGCTVFAGGVGNTELQLQAMQELRPHAYCGTPSFLRIVFEKAAEAGIALPSLSKALVSGEAFPPSLRDWLAERGVQGYQCYATADVGLIAYETSARQGLVLDEGVILEIVRPGTGEPVPEGEVGEVVITVLQADYPMVRFGTGDLSAVLAGPCPSGRTNTRIKGWLGRADQTAKVRGMFVHPSQVAEVARRHRGAQRARLVVAGEMANDTMTLHVEVPGTPDGLAARVAESVRDVTKLRADIVLCAPGSLPNDGKVIEDARSYK is encoded by the coding sequence ATGACTGACCACTACGACGCGCTGGAAACCCGCGACCCCGCCGCCCGCGAGGCGGCTCTGCTGGCCGCGCTGCCGCGCCAGGTGGCCGTTGCGCAGCGCACCGCCGCGTTCGGCGAGTTGCTCGCCGGCGTCGACGCCGCCAGCGTCACCACGCGTGCCGCGCTGGCCGGGCTGCCCGTGCTGCGCAAGCATGAACTGCTCGAACGCCAGAAGGCACAACGGGCGCAGGACCCGTTCGGCGGCTTCTCCGCCATCGGCTGGGCCGGCCTGCGCGCCCCGCGCGGCGCGAAGCGCGTGTTCCAGTCACCCGGCCCGATCTACGAGCCCGAGGGCGAGGGCCGCGACTACTGGCGCATCGCGCGGGCGCTGCACGCCGCGGGGTTCCGTGCCGGCGACCTGATCCACAACAGCTTCAGCTACCACCTCACGCCGGCCGGCTCGATGATGGAGACCGGTGCGCACGCACTGGGCTGCACCGTGTTCGCCGGCGGCGTGGGCAACACCGAGCTGCAGTTGCAGGCGATGCAGGAGCTGCGCCCGCACGCCTACTGCGGCACGCCGAGCTTCCTGCGCATCGTCTTCGAGAAGGCGGCCGAGGCCGGCATCGCCCTGCCCTCGCTGAGCAAGGCGCTGGTCAGCGGCGAGGCATTCCCGCCCAGCCTGCGCGACTGGCTCGCTGAGCGCGGCGTGCAGGGTTACCAGTGTTATGCCACGGCCGACGTCGGCCTGATCGCCTACGAGACGAGCGCGCGGCAAGGCCTGGTGCTCGACGAAGGCGTGATCCTGGAGATCGTGCGCCCCGGCACCGGCGAGCCGGTGCCCGAGGGGGAAGTGGGCGAGGTGGTGATCACCGTGCTGCAGGCCGACTACCCGATGGTTCGCTTCGGCACCGGCGACCTGTCGGCGGTACTCGCCGGCCCCTGCCCCAGCGGCCGCACCAACACCCGCATCAAGGGCTGGCTAGGCCGCGCCGACCAGACAGCCAAGGTGCGCGGCATGTTCGTGCACCCGAGCCAGGTCGCCGAAGTGGCGCGCCGCCACCGAGGTGCACAGCGTGCGCGGCTGGTCGTGGCCGGCGAGATGGCCAACGACACGATGACGCTGCACGTCGAGGTACCCGGCACGCCCGACGGCCTCGCTGCGCGCGTGGCCGAGAGCGTGCGCGACGTGACCAAGCTGCGCGCCGACATCGTGCTGTGCGCGCCGGGCAGCCTGCCCAACGACGGCAAGGTGATCGAGGACGCGCGCAGCTACAAATAG
- a CDS encoding response regulator — translation MSQVQIAAGTSPLVMVVDDEPELRALLGEYFARHGFEVVLAEDAAAARRQVALRLPDLAILDVNMPGENGLSLARFLRENHPRLGLVMLTTAGESVDRIVGLELGADDYLPKPFEMRELLARSRAVLRRLNAGPAAPAAAEAEPATRRVRFGECELDLDQRRLFGAHGAEVEISAAEYDLLALFARHPNRPLNRDQIMEQAHNRGWDVFDRSIDLRIMRLRRKIERNPDKPEVLKTVRNVGYVYVPGGGAGA, via the coding sequence GTGAGCCAGGTCCAGATCGCAGCCGGCACCAGCCCGCTGGTGATGGTGGTCGACGACGAACCCGAGTTGCGCGCGCTGCTCGGCGAGTACTTCGCCCGCCACGGCTTCGAGGTGGTGCTGGCCGAAGATGCCGCCGCCGCGCGCCGCCAGGTCGCGCTGCGCCTGCCCGACCTCGCCATCCTCGACGTCAACATGCCCGGCGAGAATGGGCTGTCGCTGGCGCGCTTCCTGCGCGAGAACCATCCGCGCCTTGGCCTGGTGATGCTGACCACCGCCGGCGAGTCGGTCGATCGCATCGTCGGCCTGGAGCTCGGCGCCGACGACTACCTGCCCAAGCCTTTCGAGATGCGCGAGCTGCTGGCGCGCTCGCGCGCCGTGCTGCGCCGCCTCAACGCCGGCCCGGCTGCACCCGCCGCGGCCGAGGCCGAGCCGGCCACCCGTCGCGTCCGCTTCGGCGAATGCGAGCTCGATCTCGACCAGCGCCGCCTGTTCGGGGCCCATGGTGCCGAGGTCGAGATCAGCGCGGCCGAGTACGACCTGCTCGCGCTGTTCGCGCGCCACCCGAACCGGCCGCTGAACCGCGACCAGATCATGGAGCAGGCACACAACCGCGGCTGGGACGTGTTCGACCGCTCGATCGACCTGCGCATCATGCGGCTGCGCCGCAAGATCGAACGAAACCCGGACAAGCCGGAGGTGCTCAAGACGGTTCGCAACGTCGGCTACGTCTACGTTCCCGGGGGCGGGGCCGGCGCGTGA
- a CDS encoding 5'-nucleotidase, with protein sequence MPVSLAGQLVVAISSRALFDFEEENQVFEASDDRAYMQLQLQRLEHAAKPGVAFSLVNKLLAFNTPGKQRVEVVILSRNDPVSGMRVFRSAQHYGLPIQRGVFTRGESPWRYLRPLAANLFLSTNEPDVRSALGAGVPAARVYPQSARASDAHPDEVRIAFDGDAVLFSDEAERVFQRDGLDAFQSHERQQAATPLAAGPFKPLLQALQALQREPGQDMRIRTALVTARSAPAHERAIRTLMEWHIEVDEAMFLGGLPKGEFLREFEPDFFFDDQTGHIENAAPHVPAGHVASGIVNG encoded by the coding sequence ATGCCCGTCTCCCTCGCCGGCCAGCTGGTCGTGGCCATCTCCTCGCGCGCCCTCTTCGATTTCGAGGAGGAGAACCAGGTCTTCGAGGCCTCGGACGACCGCGCCTACATGCAGCTGCAGCTGCAGCGGCTGGAGCACGCCGCCAAGCCGGGCGTGGCCTTCTCGCTGGTCAACAAGCTGCTGGCCTTCAACACGCCGGGCAAGCAGCGTGTCGAGGTGGTGATCCTGTCGCGCAACGACCCGGTGTCGGGCATGCGGGTGTTCCGCTCGGCGCAGCACTACGGGCTGCCGATCCAGCGCGGCGTGTTCACGCGCGGCGAATCGCCGTGGCGCTACCTGCGTCCGCTGGCAGCCAACCTGTTCCTCTCGACCAACGAACCCGACGTGCGCTCGGCGCTGGGCGCCGGCGTGCCGGCCGCGCGCGTCTACCCGCAGTCGGCGCGGGCCTCCGACGCCCACCCCGACGAGGTGCGCATCGCCTTCGACGGCGACGCGGTGCTGTTCTCCGACGAAGCCGAGCGCGTGTTCCAGCGCGACGGGCTCGACGCCTTCCAGAGCCACGAGCGCCAGCAGGCCGCCACGCCGCTGGCGGCCGGGCCCTTCAAGCCGCTGCTGCAGGCACTGCAGGCCCTGCAGCGCGAACCCGGGCAGGACATGCGCATCCGCACCGCGCTGGTCACTGCGCGCAGCGCGCCGGCGCACGAGCGCGCCATCCGCACGCTGATGGAGTGGCACATCGAGGTCGACGAGGCGATGTTCCTCGGCGGGCTGCCCAAGGGCGAGTTCCTGCGCGAGTTCGAGCCCGACTTCTTCTTCGACGACCAGACCGGCCACATCGAGAACGCCGCGCCGCACGTGCCGGCGGGGCACGTGGCCTCGGGCATCGTCAACGGCTGA